Proteins from a single region of Eremothecium gossypii ATCC 10895 chromosome VI, complete sequence:
- the RVB2 gene encoding RuvB family ATP-dependent DNA helicase reptin (Syntenic homolog of Saccharomyces cerevisiae YPL235W (RVB2)) translates to MSIQTQEAHDMSLKSLSLIATHSHIVGLGLDENLQPKPSSQGMVGQLQARRAAGVILKMVQNGTIAGRAVLVAGPPSTGKTALAMGLSQSLGADVPFTAMAGSEIFSLELSKTEALTQAFRKSIGVKIKEDTELIEGEVVEIQIDRSITGGHKQGKLTIKTTDMETIYELGNKMIDGLTKEKVLAGDVISIDKACGKITKLGRSFARSRDYDAMGPDTKFVQCPEGELQKRKSVVHTVSLHEIDVINSRTQGFLALFTGDTGEIRSEVRDQINTKVAEWKEEGKAEIVPGVLFIDEVHMLDIECFSFINRALEDEFAPIVIMATNRGISKTRGTNYKSPHGLPLDLLDRSIIITTQNYSEQEIKTILSIRSQEEEVELTEDALDLLTKIGGETSLRYSSNLIAVSQQIAQKRKSSSVDVQDVKRAYLLFLDSTRSAKYLQEYESRYIDDHGRVDISTTGRNADAMDTNE, encoded by the coding sequence ATGGTGGGCCAGTTACAGGCGCGGAGGGCCGCAGGCGTGATTCTCAAAATGGTGCAGAACGGTACGATTGCCGGGCGGGCCGTGTTGGTTGCTGGTCCGCCGTCGACCGGCAAAACGGCGCTGGCGATGGGCTTGTCGCAGTCACTGGGCGCAGATGTGCCCTTCACAGCGATGGCAGGGTCAGAGATATTCTCGTTGGAGCTATCCAAGACCGAGGCCTTGACTCAGGCGTTCCGGAAGTCGATTGGTGTCAAGATCAAGGAGGACACGGAGCTGATAGAGGGTGAGGTAGTGGAAATCCAGATCGACCGGTCCATCACCGGCGGCCACAAGCAGGGCAAGCTTACGATCAAGACGACGGACATGGAGACGATATACGAGCTAGGCAACAAGATGATCGACGGGCTGACAAAGGAGAAGGTGCTGGCCGGCGACGTCATTTCGATTGACAAGGCGTGCGGGAAGATCACGAAGCTGGGGAGATCGTTTGCTCGCTCACGCGACTACGACGCGATGGGGCCAGACACCAAGTTCGTGCAATGCCCCGAGGGCGAACTACAGAAGCGCAAGAGTGTGGTGCATACTGTGTCGCTGCACGAAATCGACGTGATCAACTCTCGCACCCAGGGCTTCTTAGCGTTGTTCACGGGCGACACTGGTGAAATCAGGTCAGAGGTCCGCGACCAGATTAACACGAAGGTTGCTGAGTGGAAAGAGGAGGGCAAGGCCGAGATCGTTCCGGGCGTGCTTTTCATTGACGAGGTCCATATGCTGGACATCGAATGCTTTTCGTTCATCAACCGTGCTCTGGAAGACGAGTTTGCGCCAATAGTGATCATGGCAACCAACAGAGGTATCTCCAAGACGCGTGGTACCAACTACAAATCTCCGCACGGGTTGCCGCTGGATCTGTTGGACCGCTCGATCATCATCACTACGCAGAATTACTCCGAGCAAGAGATCAAGACCATTTTGTCCATCCGGTCTCAAGAGGAGGAGGTCGAATTGACAGAAGATGCCCTTGATTTGTTGACGAAGATCGGCGGTGAAACGTCGCTGCGTTACAGCAGCAACCTCATCGCGGTCTCCCAGCAAATAGCCCAGAAAAGAAAGTCCAGTTCCGTTGACGTCCAGGATGTGAAGCGTGCATACCTGCTGTTCCTCGACAGCACGCGGTCCGCGAAGTACTTACAGGAATATGAGTCTCGCTATATCGACGACCACGGTAGAGTGGACATCTCGACCACCGGTCGCAATGCTGACGCTATGGATACAAACGAATGA
- the VMA11 gene encoding H(+)-transporting V0 sector ATPase subunit c' (Syntenic homolog of Saccharomyces cerevisiae YPL234C (VMA11)): MTDDLVNEYAPAFAPFFGFAGCAAAMILSSLGAAIGTAKSGIGISGIGTFRPELIMKSLIPVVMSGILAVYGLVVAVLVAGGLSPTEEYTLFNGFMHLAAGLCVGFACLSSGYAIGIVGDVGVRKFMHQPRLFVGIVLILIFAEVLGLYGMIIALILNTRGSGN; this comes from the coding sequence ATGACGGATGACCTAGTTAATGAGTATGCGCCTGCATTTGCGCCCTTCTTCGGGTTTGCAGGGTGCGCCGCTGCGATGATTCTATCTTCTTTGGGGGCAGCTATTGGAACGGCCAAGTCCGGTATCGGGATTTCCGGTATCGGTACGTTCAGGCCCGAACTCATCATGAAGTCGCTGATTCCTGTGGTGATGAGCGGTATTCTGGCAGTGTACGGTCTGGTGGTGGCGGTGTTGGTCGCGGGAGGCCTTTCGCCGACAGAAGAATATACACTTTTCAACGGTTTCATGCATTTGGCGGCCGGGCTCTGCGTCGGGTTTGCCTGTCTCAGCAGCGGCTACGCCATCGGAATTGTGGGCGACGTGGGCGTCCGCAAGTTCATGCACCAGCCGCGGCTGTTCGTGGGCATTGTtttgattttgatttttGCAGAGGTCTTGGGCTTGTACGGGATGATCATCGCCCTTATCCTGAACACCAGGGGCTCTGGCAACTGA
- the NSL1 gene encoding MIND complex subunit NSL1 (Syntenic homolog of Saccharomyces cerevisiae YPL233W (NSL1)), with product MPAEKLELTSEEIKHIHLQLKGILDEKIRLHLPQRHSVSESQDTDDGSDSMARQVMVEVEKFLSSVMEMASDSVHVSDARSSVTVLDVVNDVQREYVEPFDLELNERVRQLYQEWEAETLRVAQLRQTGPRAITDAYLKEEGAAIAALDERIRKLEGLAEADQETQLPAADADFWSEVGDQYGRSLGLLKQAQSLLPRDRMQLEKLKKLVQYLENEV from the coding sequence ATGCCTGCCGAAAAACTGGAGCTCACCAGTGAGGAGATAAAGCATATCCACTTGCAGCTGAAGGGGATTTTGGACGAGAAGATCCGCTTGCACCTCCCGCAGCGGCATTCCGTATCGGAATCACAGGACACAGATGATGGTAGCGATAGCATGGCGCGGCAGGTGATGGTTGAAGTCGAAAAGTTTTTGAGTTCGGTGATGGAGATGGCAAGTGACTCCGTGCATGTCAGCGATGCACGCAGCAGCGTGACCGTGCTCGATGTCGTCAACGATGTGCAACGCGAGTACGTGGAGCCGTTCGACCTGGAGCTCAACGAGCGCGTACGACAGCTGTACCAGGAGTGGGAGGCGGAGACGCTGCGCgttgcgcagctgcggcaaACTGGCCCGCGTGCAATCACAGACGCATATCTCAAGGAAGAAGGCGCGGCGATTGCTGCCCTCGACGAGCGGATCCGCAAGCTAGAGGGACTAGCAGAGGCGGACCAAGAAACACAGCTCCCGGCTGCGGATGCTGATTTCTGGAGCGAAGTCGGCGATCAGTATGGCCGTTCGTTGGGCCTGCTCAAACAGGCACAATCGCTGCTACCACGTGACCGCATGCAGCTCGAGAAGCTGAAGAAGCTTGTGCAATACCTGGAGAACGAGGTATGA
- the SSO1 gene encoding syntaxin (Syntenic homolog of Saccharomyces cerevisiae YMR183C (SSO2) and YPL232W (SSO1)), with protein sequence MNQQNPYDSGNPYADAYEMQGYRNSGNGAGPAQSGAGGDDFVVFMNGIGQINNELDRYSQLIGQIDVYQKRLLTEVNEEQEIMLRKQLDVFASQASDLQYQLKDDIKRAQQQAAGDMSKEAQAENSRQRFLKLIQDYRITEANYRENNKEQAKRQYRIIQPEATDDEVEAAISDVGGQQIFSQALLSANRRGEAKTALAEVQARHQELLKLEKTMAELTQLFNDMEHLVIEQQEQVEFIDKQVEEAQQDVEQGVGHTNKAVKSARRARKNKIRCIIILIIVLIIVAIAVAVPLATRK encoded by the coding sequence ATGAATCAACAGAACCCATACGATTCGGGGAATCCATACGCGGATGCGTATGAAATGCAGGGATACCGTAACTCCGGCAATGGCGCGGGGCCGGCGCAAAGCGGGGCGGGAGGCGATGACTTTGTTGTATTCATGAACGGTATCGGGCAGATCAACAACGAATTGGATCGCTACTCGCAGCTAATTGGGCAGATTGACGTTTATCAAAAACGTTTGCTCACAGAGGTGAATGAGGAGCAGGAGATTATGTTGCGTAAGCAGTTGGATGTCTTCGCTTCGCAGGCGTCGGACTTGCAATACCAGTTGAAGGATGATATCaagcgcgcgcagcagcaggcaGCGGGGGATATGTCAAAGGAGGCGCAAGCGGAGAACTCACGGCAGCGGTTTTTGAAGTTAATCCAAGACTACAGGATAACTGAGGCTAACTACCGGGAAAACAACAAAGAGCAGGCCAAGCGCCAGTACAGAATCATCCAGCCCGAGGCAACAGACGATGAGGTAGAGGCTGCCATCAGCGATGTAGGCGGCCAGCAGATATTCTCGCAGGCCTTGCTCAGTGCAAACCGGCGCGGCGAGGCCAAGACCGCCTTGGCCGAAGTGCAGGCGCGCCATCAAGAGCTATTGAAGCTAGAAAAGACCATGGCCGAGTTGACCCAGCTATTCAACGATATGGAACACTTGGTGATagagcagcaggagcaAGTGGAGTTCATCGACAAGCAGGTCGAGGAGGCGCAGCAGGACGTGGAGCAGGGCGTTGGCCACACGAACAAGGCGGTCAAGAGCGCTAGACGGGCACGCAAGAACAAAATTAGGTGCATTATAATCTTGATTATAGTGCTAATCATCGTCGCCATTGCTGTTGCTGTGCCGCTCGCGACAAGAAAATAG
- the FAS2 gene encoding trifunctional fatty acid synthase subunit FAS2 (Syntenic homolog of Saccharomyces cerevisiae YPL231W (FAS2)) — MVMKPEVEQELAHVLLTELLAYQFASPVRWIETQDVFLKEYNTERVVEIGPSPTLAGMAQRTIKSKYESYDAALSLRRQVLCYAKDAREIYYTKDPAEVAAPAAAAAAAAPATPAAAAPAAAAASAAAPAAAAPAAAPAAPAAALQDQPVEAKLVLHTLVAQKLKKTYDAVPMAKSIKDLVGGKSTVQNEILGDLGKEFGTTPEKPEESALEELAEVMQESFEGSLGKQSTSLISRLISSKMPGGYTITVARKYLQNKWGLGSGRQDSVFLVSLVHEPASRLGSESDANAFFDSMAQKYASMAGIDLSAAQAGASSGGSAGSGDAVIDAAAFEELTKDQRIMARQQLEVLARYLKVDLNKGERKYLKSQDSFAALQAQLDYLTEELGSFFVQGVATSFSKKKARVFDSSWNWAKQSLLTLYFEIIHGVLKNVDREVVTAAINIMNRSNDALIKFMEYHVSHTDEEKGENYQLLKALGEQLIENCKQVIHLDPVYKDISKPTGPKTIVDEKGNITYREEPREGVRKLSQYVQEMALGSHVTKQSQPTIQEDLTRVYKSISAQANEANISEGTKLQFEKLYGELLQFLEASNEIDASATTTLAGVDDDSLDRDSTKEVASLPTKTAIEKTVSSTIPRATVPFLHLKKQLASGQWVYDRQLSSMFLDGLEKAAINGVTFKDKYVLITGAGQGSIGAELLEGLLQGGAKVIVTTSRFSKKVTEYYQSVYTRFGAKGSTLVVVPFNQGSKHDVESLIDYIYDDPKSGGLGWDLDVVIPFAAIPENGIELENIDSKSEFAHRIMLTNILRMLGCIKKQKSARGIETKPAQVILPLSPNHGTFGADGLYSESKLALETLLNRWHSESWSNQLTICGAIIGWTRGTGLMTANNIIAEGIEKLGVRTFSQKEMAFNLLGLLIPELVQLCQKSPVMADLNGGLQFIEDLKKFTVKLRADLMETSEIRRAVSLETSLEHKAVYGPQADTGRDDVYVQPRANIQLNFPTLKPYSEIKKIAPGELEGLLDLEKVIVVTGFSEVGPWGSSRTRWEMEAHGEFSLEGCVEMAWMMGLIRYHNGNLKGRPYTGWVNTKTNEPLDDIDVKAKFEPYILEHSGIRLIDPQSFDGYDPQRKQLLQEVVVEEDLAPFEASKETAEQFKLEHGDRVDIFEIPETGEYSVKLLKGATLLIPKALRFDRLVAGQIPTGWNAKTYGISEDTISQVDPITLFVLVSVVEAFIASGISDPYEMYKYVHVSEVGNCSGSGMGGVSALRGMFKDRYKDKPVQNDILQESFINTMSAWVNMLLISSTGPIKTPVGACATAVESMDIGVETILSGKAKICIVGGYDDFQEEGSFEFGSMNATSNSLEEFEHGRTPAEMSRPTTTTRSGFMEAQGAGIQIIMNADLALKMGVPIYGIVALTATATDKIGRSVPAPGQGILTTAREHHGSMKYPSPLLDIKYRKRHLTAREKQIKDSVESELSLLQYELDGIPEEEQSTFLAERTEAIKRDAAKQLKAAQAQWGNEFYKNEPRIAPLRGALATYGLTIDDLGVASFHGTSTKANDKNESATINQMLKHLGRSEGNPIIGVFQKYLTGHPKGAAGAWMMNGAIQILNSGIVPGNRNADNIDEVMEQFEYILYPSHSIKTDGIKAVSVTSFGFGQKGAQAVVVHPDYLYASLSEKVYGTYMEKVAVRERCAYKYFHNGMINNSLFVSKDKAPYTDDLEQPVYLDPLARVSNDKAGTLTFSAKNIQANQEGSFASKDTAEVVKQMTTHLASQGKTGGVGVDVELIRSINISNETFILRNFTREEAEYCRNQPCAQSSFAGLWSAKEAVFKSLGVRSQGAGAPLREIEIQRDTATGAPIVHLHGEAKKAATAAGVHSVRISISHDDFQAVAVAIAEK, encoded by the coding sequence ATGGTGATGAAACCGGAAGTGGAGCAGGAACTTGCTCATGTGTTGTTGACAGAACTGTTGGCGTACCAGTTCGCCTCGCCAGTTAGATGGATCGAGACGCAAGATGTGTTTCTGAAGGAGTACAACACCGAGCGTGTTGTGGAGATCGGGCCGTCGCCCACGCTAGCCGGCATGGCTCAGCGGACGATCAAGAGCAAGTATGAGTCGTACGACGCCGCTTTGTCGTTGCGGCGGCAAGTGCTCTGCTATGCTAAGGACGCACGCGAGATCTACTACACCAAGGATCCTGCGGAGGTGGcggcacctgctgctgctgctgcggctgccgcACCGGCGACtcctgcggcggcggctcctgcggcggcggcggcttctgcggcggctcccgcggcggctgcgccagcggctgcgccagcggcgccgGCTGCGGCCCTACAGGACCAGCCCGTCGAAGCGAAGTTGGTTCTGCACACGTTAGTGGCACAGAAGTTGAAGAAGACTTACGATGCTGTACCAATGGCCAAATCCATCAAGGATTTGGTTGGGGGCAAATCGACAGTCCAGAACGAGATATTGGGCGATCTGGGCAAAGAGTTCGGGACTACTCCTGAGAAGCCAGAGGAGTCTgcgctggaggagctggcTGAGGTTATGCAAGAGAGCTTTGAAGGCTCGCTGGGCAAACAATCGACTTCTCTGATTTCCAGATTGATATCGTCCAAGATGCCGGGCGGCTACACCATTACTGTGGCCCGGAAATATCTGCAGAACAAGTGGGGATTGGGCTCTGGCCGCCAAGACTCTGTGTTTTTGGTTTCTCTTGTTCATGAGCCAGCCTCCCGGCTGGGGTCCGAGTCGGATGCCAATGCGTTCTTTGATTCGATGGCGCAGAAGTATGCCTCGATGGCTGGGATTGATCTGTCTGCGGCACAGGCTGGCGCAAGCAGTGGTGGCTCAGCCGGCTCGGGAGACGCAGTTATTGATGCTGCCGCCTTTGAGGAGTTGACGAAGGACCAGAGAATCATGGCTCGGCAACAACTTGAGGTATTGGCCAGATACTTGAAGGTGGACCTAAACAAGGGAGAAAGAAAATACTTGAAGAGCCAGGACAGCTTTGCTGCCCTTCAGGCTCAGCTTGATTACTTGACCGAAGAACTTGGCAGCTTCTTCGTACAGGGCGTCGCTACCTCTTTCTCTAAGAAGAAGGCCAGAGTGTTTGACTCCTCTTGGAATTGGGCCAAGCAATCCTTGTTGACGCTTTATTTTGAAATTATTCATGGCGTTTTGAAGAACGTTGATAGAGAAGTTGTCACGGCTGCCATCAATATCATGAACAGATCGAATGATGCTTTGATCAAGTTCATGGAATATCACGTTTCTCATACAGATGAGGAAAAGGGTGAGAACTACCAGCTTTTGAAGGCGTTGGGTGAACAGTTGATCGAGAACTGTAAGCAAGTAATTCACCTAGACCCTGTCTATAAGGATATTTCGAAGCCTACTGGGCCGAAGACGATTGTTGACGAGAAGGGTAACATTACTTACCGCGAAGAACCTAGGGAGGGCGTGAGAAAACTATCACAATATGTCCAGGAGATGGCTTTGGGCAGCCACGTCACCAAACAGTCCCAACCCACGATTCAGGAAGATTTGACCCGTGTCTACAAGTCGATATCCGCCCAGGCCAATGAAGCGAATATCTCCGAGGGGACTAAACTGCAGTTTGAGAAGCTTTATGGGGAGTTGCTGCAGTTCTTGGAGGCCTCTAATGAGATCGATGCTTCTGCCACCACCACGTTAGCTGGCGTGGACGATGATTCCCTTGACAGAGACTCCACCAAGGAGGTTGCTTCCTTGCCAACAAAGACTGCCATTGAAAAAACTGTCTCCTCGACGATACCTAGAGCAACTGTTCCGTTCTTGCACCTGAAGAAACAACTGGCTAGCGGCCAATGGGTTTATGATAGACAACTCTCTTCCATGTTCTTAGATGGCTTAGAAAAGGCGGCTATTAACGGTGTCACATTCAAGGATAAGTATGTGCTAATCACTGGTGCCGGTCAGGGTTCTATTGGTGCGGAATTGCTAGAAGGATTGTTGCAGGGTGGTGCTAAGGTCATCGTTACAACATCTCGTTTCTCGAAGAAGGTGACTGAATATTACCAGTCTGTTTATACGAGGTTCGGCGCTAAGGGCTCTACTTTGGTTGTTGTACCGTTCAACCAAGGTTCTAAGCACGACGTAGAGTCTCTCATCGATTATATCTATGACGATCCAAAGAGCGGCGGTCTCGGTTGGGACTTAGATGTCGTAATTCCTTTCGCAGCCATTCCGGAAAATGGAATTGAGTTAGAAAACATCGATTCGAAGTCTGAGTTTGCGCATCGGATCATGTTGACTAACATCTTGAGAATGCTGGGATGCATTAAGAAGCAAAAATCCGCCCGCGGCATTGAAACGAAGCCTGCTCAGGTGATATTGCCGCTGTCTCCTAACCATGGTACCTTTGGTGCAGATGGCTTATACTCAGAATCCAAGCTTGCGTTAGAAACTTTGTTAAACAGATGGCACTCTGAGTCGTGGAGCAACCAATTAACTATCTGCGGTGCAATCATTGGCTGGACTAGAGGTACCGGTCTGATGACAGCTAATAACATCATTGCTGAAGGGATTGAAAAACTAGGTGTTCGCACATTCTCTCAAAAGGAAATGGCATTTAACCTCTTAGGCTTGTTGATCCCTGAGCTTGTTCAGTTGTGCCAGAAATCCCCTGTTATGGCTGATTTGAATGGTGGCTTGCAGTTTATTGAGGACTTGAAGAAGTTTACTGTTAAACTACGGGCTGATTTGATGGAGACTTCCGAGATTCGGAGAGCTGTCTCCCTCGAAACTTCTTTGGAGCACAAGGCGGTTTATGGGCCACAAGCGGATACTGGCCGTGATGACGTCTATGTTCAACCAAGGGCAAACATACAGTTGAATTTCCCAACCTTGAAGCCATATTCTGAAATCAAGAAGATTGCCCCTGGAGAACTGGAAGGCCTATTGGATCTGGAAAAAGTTATCGTTGTCACTGGCTTTTCTGAAGTTGGTCCTTGGGGCTCCTCGAGAACCAGGTGGGAAATGGAAGCCCACGGAGAATTCTCGCTGGAGGGTTGCGTGGAAATGGCTTGGATGATGGGCCTCATTAGATACCACAATGGCAATTTGAAGGGCCGTCCATACACAGGATGGGTTAACACCAAAACTAATGAACCACTGGATGACATAGATGTCAAAGCGAAATTCGAACCATACATTTTGGAGCACAGTGGTATCAGATTAATCGATCCACAAAGCTTCGATGGTTATGATCCTCAGAGAAAGCAGCTGCTTCAGGAAGTTGTTGTCGAAGAGGACTTGGCGCCATTTGAGGCTTCGAAGGAGACGGCTGAACAGTTTAAGTTAGAACATGGTGATCGGGTAGACATTTTTGAAATACCTGAAACCGGGGAGTACTCCGTTAAACTATTGAAAGGTGCAACATTATTAATTCCGAAGGCCCTCAGATTTGATCGTCTAGTAGCAGGCCAAATACCAACCGGTTGGAATGCGAAGACCTACGGTATCTCTGAGGATACCATTTCTCAAGTTGACCCGATCACGTTGTTCGTGTTGGTTTCTGTGGTTGAAGCCTTCATTGCTTCTGGTATTTCTGATCCTTATGAAATGTACAAGTACGTTCATGTTTCTGAAGTCGGTAACTGTTCTGGTTCTGGTATGGGTGGTGTCTCTGCTTTGCGGGGTATGTTCAAAGACAGATACAAAGACAAGCCAGTTCAGAACGACATCTTACAAGAGTCTTTCATCAACACCATGTCCGCATGGGTGAATATGTTGTTGATATCTTCGACTGGCCCAATCAAAACGCCTGTGGGTGCATGCGCAACTGCCGTGGAGTCTATGGATATTGGTGTTGAGACGATACTATCTGGTAAGGCTAAAATATGTATTGTTGGTGGTTATGATGACTTCCAGGAGGAAGGTTCTTTTGAGTTTGGGAGCATGAATGCTACATCGAACTCCCTCGAGGAGTTTGAGCACGGTCGTACTCCAGCAGAGATGTCTCGTCCTACTACCACAACGCGGAGCGGTTTCATGGAGGCGCAGGGTGCAGGTATTCAGATAATTATGAATGCAGACTTGGCTCTGAAAATGGGCGTGCCAATTTATGGTATTGTCGCATTAACAGCGACTGCCACCGATAAGATTGGGCGGTCTGTTCCTGCTCCGGGGCAGGGAATCTTAACAACCGCTAGAGAACATCATGGCTCCATGAAATACCCATCGCCTTTGCTAGATATCAAATACAGAAAGAGGCACTTGACCGCTCGGGAAAAGCAGATAAAGGATTCGGTTGAATCTGAGTTATCGCTTCTCCAATACGAACTGGATGGGATTCCCGAAGAGGAACAATCCACTTTCCTGGCAGAGAGAACTGAAGCCATCAAGCGTGATGCAGCAAAGCAACTGAAGGCTGCCCAGGCTCAATGGGGTAACGAGTTTTATAAGAATGAACCTCGTATTGCTCCTTTGAGAGGCGCGCTTGCCACTTATGGTTTGACTATTGACGATCTTGGAGTTGCTTCTTTCCACGGAACATCTACCAAGGCGAATGACAAGAACGAGTCCGCTACTATTAATCAAATGTTGAAGCACTTGGGTAGATCTGAGGGAAACCCAATTATTGGTGTATTCCAAAAATATCTAACCGGTCATCCGAAGGGTGCAGCTGGTGCATGGATGATGAATGGTGCTATTCAAATCTTGAATTCTGGTATAGTGCCTGGTAACCGGAACGCTGACAATATAGACGAAGTCATGGAGCAGTTCGAGTATATCCTATATCCATCACACTCCATAAAGACTGATGGTATTAAGGCGGTTTCCGTGACGTCGTTCGGTTTTGGCCAGAAGGGCGCTCAAGCTGTTGTTGTCCATCCAGATTACCTATATGCTTCTCTGTCTGAGAAGGTTTACGGAACATATATGGAGAAGGTAGCCGTTAGGGAGAGATGTGCCTACAAGTACTTCCATAACGGTATGATTAACAACTCCCTATTTGTTTCTAAGGATAAAGCCCCATACACCGACGATCTGGAACAACCTGTTTACTTGGATCCGTTGGCCCGTGTTTCCAACGATAAGGCTGGGACTTTAACGTTTAGCGCCAAAAACATACAGGCGAACCAAGAGGGTTCCTTTGCAAGCAAGGATACTGCTGAAGTTGTGAAACAGATGACTACTCATTTAGCGTCTCAAGGCAAGACAGGCGGAGTTGGGGTTGACGTGGAGTTAATCAGGTCGATCAATATTTCCAACGAAACCTTCATCCTTAGAAATTTCACCCGTGAAGAAGCTGAATATTGTCGTAACCAACCCTGTGCCCAAAGTTCCTTTGCAGGCCTCTGGTCCGCGAAAGAAGCTGTGTTTAAATCTCTTGGTGTCCGCTCTCAGGGCGCAGGAGCTCCTTTGCGAGAAATAGAAATTCAGCGTGACACAGCCACCGGCGCTCCGATCGTTCATCTGCACGGGGAAGCAAAGAAGGCTGCTACTGCTGCCGGCGTGCATTCCGTCAGAATTTCGATCTCCCATGACGATTTCCAGGCGGTGGCTGTTGCCATTGCGGAAAAGTGA
- a CDS encoding AFL137Wp (NOHBY610; No homolog in Saccharomyces cerevisiae; Syntenic homolog of Zygosacchromyces rouxi ZYRO0E07744g) gives MFIYHRPMSCSQRVIIHIKLSPPLHICPASPPFAEGKRSTETQFTTTTYIYDLLFRACVRLPPSVPTSASCHLTPSRHSSFVYRTHRRHRARTLPFRISEKNAGRHYHIPVTANLPLHFHSIVAATFPKLQEHHLTSSGQEFQLQLIFWDLPPLESCYTFKKFFDAYAGLLAVLPPI, from the coding sequence ATGTTTATTTACCATCGCCCGATGAGCTGTTCTCAGCGCGTCATCATACATATAAAGCTCTCGCCCCCTCTCCACATCTGCCCCGCGTCACCTCCATTCGCTGAAGGCAAGCGATCCACCGAGACGCAATTTACCACCACTACGTATATATACGACCTGCTCTTCCGTGCATGCGTCCGGCTCCCCCCATCCGTTCCCACGTCTGCCAGCTGCCACCTGACACCGAGCCGACACTCTTCATTCGTTTATCGTACGCATCGCAGGCACAGAGCCAGAACGCTGCCCTTTCGTATATCAGAAAAAAACGCTGGCCGACACTATCACATTCCGGTGACCGCTAATTTGCCGTTACATTTCCACAGCATTGTTGCTGCAACATTTCCCAAACTCCAGGAACACCATCTAACTTCATCAGGCCAGGAATTCCAGCTGCAACTAATTTTTTGGGATCTGCCTCCGCTCGAATCTTGCTATACATTTAAAAAGTTTTTCGACGCCTACGCAGGCCTACTAGCAGTTCTCCCACCAATATAA